A genomic region of Branchiostoma lanceolatum isolate klBraLanc5 chromosome 4, klBraLanc5.hap2, whole genome shotgun sequence contains the following coding sequences:
- the LOC136433761 gene encoding protein stum homolog has protein sequence MTGSEQEPQAEEVKPTTPPAEETIPLQDDEAEAPKDGLAAAGDPEAAAGSPTRSESKLQRGRRSIKKKTQYIIKEKHGPMRNAIPYMPMPVAIILGILNILPGVGTFLSAFFTLCCPVPGMKDEPKTEPFSYCLLAAFLQIIMSIIIVGWILSFYWGVMFIVISWRKGEEPVSVIERYEKK, from the exons ATGACTGGTTCGGAACAGGAACCGCAGGCGGAGGAGGTGAAGCCGACCACGCCGCCGGCGGAGGAGACCATCCCGCTGCAGGATGATGAGGCCGAGGCTCCGAAGGATGGCCTGGCCGCTGCCGGGGACCCGGAAGCCGCGGCAGGCTCGCCCACTCGCTCCGAGAGCAAGCTCCAAAGAGGGAGGAGGTCCATCAAGAAGAAGACGCAGTACATAATCAAAGAAAAGCACGGCCCTATGAGAAATGCCATCCCCTACATGCCCATGCCGGTCGCTATAATCCTGGGCATACTGAACATCCTCCCTGGTGTAG GTACGTTCCTGTCGGCGTTTTTCACGCTGTGCTGCCCGGTCCCGGGCATGAAGGACGAGCCGAAGACGGAGCCGTTCTCCTACTGTCTGCTGGCGGCCTTCCTGCAGATCATCATGTCCATCATCATCGTGGGCTGGATACTCAGCTTCTACTGGGGCGTCATGTTCATCGTCATCTCCT gGCGGAAGGGTGAGGAGCCAGTGTCAGTCATCGAGCGATATGA